From Fusobacterium sp.:
TATTGGAATAACTCCATATTCTAATAATGTTTCAAATGTATTATTAGTATTAGTTTTTCTTTCTCCTTCTTTAAAATCATCTTTTGTCAAAAGTATTTGAGCTGTTTTCTGGCTGTATTCACTAAAAAAGTTTTGATATATATGCATAAGCTCAGCCTGACCCACTGCTGCTGCTGCTTGTTTTTCTCTAGTTTCCTTAGGTCTTGTTTTAAAATTAAGCTTTTTAGACCCTACTCCTATAGCTCCTGATGTTACAAGTACTACATCTCTTCCTTGGTTTCTCAAGTCGCTAAGTCCCCATACAAGCTTATTTAAAAGACTCAAATTAAGATTTCCATTTGTGTAGGTCAATGTAGATGTTCCTACTTTAATTACTATTCTTTTAGCATTTTTTATTCTTTCTTTTATATCTCTGTCCATTTCAGCTATCACCCCTCTTTAGCATTTCATTTAATGATATTATTATACTAAATATTTACAGATTTTGCACATTTATTTTTATTTTTCTTTTAAGATGATAATTTTTTTTTAAAATTCAAAAAATAAAAAAACAATATCAAAAGATACTGCATACTGACAAAAATAATGGTGCAGAAGAAGAGATTTGAACTCTCACGGGGGCACCCCCACTGCCGTCTGAAGACAGCGCGTCTACCATTCCGCCACTTCTGCACAACTACTGGTAGTATATACCTATTAATATAAAAATTCAAGTGTTTTTTCTAAAAATTTAAAACCCCTTTCATCTCTGAAAGGGGTAATAAGGATTATTTAATTATTTTTTAATCGCTGGTTCTACATGAGCATAGTCTCCATCTTTTCTCTTATAAACTATATTCATTTCTCCAGTTTCACAGTTAGTAAATGGATAAAATGCTCTATTCAACAATTCAAGTTGAAGTATTGCTTCTTCTATATCCATTGGTTTTGGTGGAAGATAAACTTTAACCACATTTACTGCTGCTTCTTTTTCAACTGTATTAGTTTCAGGATCATATTTTATTTTTTTTACCCTTGGAACCTGTCCGTAATTCATTGCTCTTTTCTCTTTGTGTTTTTTAAGTTGTGCCTCTATAATATCAGAAACTTGGTCAATAGCTGCATACAAGTCAGTATCTGTACAAGAAGCTTTTAAAGTACTTCCACTCAGATATGCTAATACTTCAGCTGTATGGCTGCTTCCAGTTTTAGTTCTCACTGCTGATAAGCTAACATCTAATTCTATAATACTATCGTGATACTTTTCAACCCTCCCTAGTTTAGTTTCCGCATACTTTTTGATTGCATCAGTTACAACTAATTGTTTTCCATGGATAGACATTTTCATAATACCACTTCCTTTTAAGTCCGCAAGTTCTCTTTGCTTTGTATAATATTATACTTCCTTTTCAATAAATTTCCTTTTTTTCTATAAAAAAATTTAAAAATTTTTTTAATTATCATCTGTTAAATGTAAAATACCTTTTTTAAGATACAATTTTTTATCTGAAATTTTTGCTAAATCTTTTGAATGTGTAACTACTATTATAGTCTGTTTTCTATTTTTATTAATATCCCTTAATATATCAAAAATTGTTTCACTTGTTTCTTCATCCAAATTTCCTGTAGGTTCATCTGCAAGGAGTATCTTAGGAGAATTAATAAGAGCTCTGGCTATTGCCACTCTTTGCTTTTCTCCACCAGACAATTGTGATGGCTTATGTTTTACCCTGTCTTTTAACCCCACTGCTTCTAATATCTCCATAGCTCTTTTTTCTACTTCTTTTCTGTTTTTAAATTCATTCACCAGAGCTGGGAGCATTACATTTTCTAAAGCAGTAAATTCTGGTAAAAGATAATGAAATTGAAATACAAATCCAAGCATACTATTTTTCAGTATATCTTTTTTTTCATCAGAAAGTTTCTCCACTTCCTGTCCACCAATATATATTTTTCCATTATCTATTTTATCCAATAAACCAATTATATTTAAAAGAGTAGATTTTCCTGATCCTGACCTTCCAAGTATTGAAATAAATTCTCCTTCTTCTACTGTTAAACTTAAATTTCTTATAATATGAAGCTTATCTATGTTACCACTATAATATTTTTCTATATTTTCTAATTTTAATATCTCTCTATTCATGTCTCAACGCCTCCACAGTTTCCATTCTAGCTGCTCTGTATGCTGGAAAGACGCTTGATACAAAAATTATTCCAATATTAGCTCCAATTATTACTCCTATTTCTTTAACTGATATTTCAACAGGTATCTTTGTTAGATAATATATAGAAGTTATAAAAGCTAATGTATAATTCTTTATATACCATAAGAAACATAGAGCAATGATTGTACCTATTATTATTCCTGCTATTCCCAAAAGCATTCCTTGAATAAGAAAAATTTTCATTATGCTTTTTCTAGAAAATCCCATTGATCTCATTATTCCAATATCTTTTATTTTTTCCCTGACCAACATATTCAAAGTTACCCATACTACAAATCCTGCTATTATTACTATTAAAGAAAATACCATTACCATAACGGTTTTTTCAAGTGACAAAGCAGAAAGAAGATTTCTATTAAGATCTCCCCATGTTCTAGAAAATATCTTTGTGTCAGCCATTATTTTATCAGCAATTTCAGGTGCTTTATATGGATCATTTAATGTTACATCTATCTTATTTACTGTGTCACCACTATATACAAGATATTGAGCAGCCTTCAAAGGAATTATTATCATATTTATATCATAATCATAATATCCACTTTGAAATACTCCCTCTATTTTAAATTTTATCTCTTTATTTTCTGATGATATTATAGTTACTTCATCTCCAAGAGAAGCTCCAATATTTTTAAATAGTTCTTTTCCTATAAGAACCCCATCCATTTTATCAGGAGAAATGCTTCCTTCTACAATTTTTTTATCTAAATCCATAGCTTTCTTAGCACTTTCTAAGTCAAAACCTTCTATTTTTACCCCTGATATATATCCTCCATATATTCCATTATATTTAAATATACCTTGAGTTTCTATACTGGGAACAGCTCCTTTTACTCCAGAGATTTTTTCTATTCTATCTTTTAACTCATTATAATCTGATAATTTATCTCCATTTTCTACCAAGACATGGCTTGTCATAGAAAGAATGCTGCTTATCATATTTTTATCTAATCCATTGGCTATTCCAATAGAGACTATTAAAACTATTATTCCAATTGCTATTCCTAAAGTTGAAATCAGACTTTGTCTTTTCCTTTCAAATATATGTTTCTTTGCTATAAAAAACTCTACCATTTTACTTCCTTCCTGCTCTATTTTTCACTATTTCAAATTTTACTTTTTCTGTTTCTCCATTTTCAGCTACTATTGTCAATTCATATTCTCCTTCTTTTAAAGAGAGACTTTTTTCTCTATCTTTATCTCTTCCTATATATTCTCTGTTTATATACCAATAAAGATTTTGCTTTTTTACATTTGCTACCTTTACTATAACACTTTTTTCTCCATCAAAGTCTTTTGGTATAACTATTTTTAATTTATTTATTGGATATATGAATTTTACACTTTTTTCTTTGATTTTGCTACTAAAAATATTTGAAACATCCATATTCTGTCTTATGAAATAGTTTATTATCTCAATAGGATAGTTAAGTACTACCTTTTCTTGTTTTTCAGTAAAGTCTTCACTTCTTGAATCTATTTCTTCTCCATCTTTGTTTAAAAAAACTTTCTTATAATATGGTGAAAATTTCAGTGGTTTAGCTCCCTTAGGATAAAGTATTTCTTTTGATGGCACATCAAATTTCATTCTATATCCTGTTTCTTTATCTACTTCTAATATTTCAAAGTCTTCTTGTGGAAGATTAAATAAAGCTGTTTTCTTTGGCAGGGTATTGAATACATTAAATAAAAGCTTTCCTGCACTGACTACCCCTGATAAATTGCTGTTGCTTTCCCCTGTAAAGTTTCCTACCCATACTACCACTGTCCAATCAGGAGTAACACCAGCTGCCCATCCATCTCTTCTTCCATAACTTGTTCCAGTTTTCCATGAAACAGGATTTTTTTCTCGATACATACTTTCAAGTCCTGGTCTTTCTAACTGCCTTATAGTATCCAATGTAAGATAAGCTGACCCTCTTGATATCAACTGATTTCCCTTTTCTTCCTGTTCTAGCCTTATATATCTCAATTCTTTAAAATTACCATAATTTCCCAGCCCAGTATATAGTTTAGCTATATTTTCCACACTGAGTTCCTTAGTTCCAAGTATAAGTGAAAGTCCATATCTTGAAGGATTATTATCTTTAAAATCTAAAACTTCTTTCAAAAAATAGAAAAATTTCTCATCTTTATATTCCTTCAATAAAGATACAAATGGAATATTTAATGATTTTATAAGGGCTTCTCTCATTTCAATCAAACCATAATATTTTTTGTTAGCATTCTGAGGACTGAAGTTTGAAAAATATAATGGAATATCAGGTATTTTTGATTCTGGAGCAGCTATTCCTTCATCTATTGCCAAAGCATAAAGAAATGGCTTTAAAACAGATCCTGGTGATCTTTTAGCTGTTATTCCATCAACTTGTCCATTGGTAGAAAAATCATAAAAATTTTGAGATCCTATGTATACCTTCACTTCATAAGTTTTATTATCTACTACCAATACAGCTGCATTTCCGATTCCTTCACTTTTTAAATATTCAGAATAGTCTTTTACAACCTTTTCTATTTTTTCTTGAAGTTGACTATTAATAGTACTCTTGATTATTTTTTCACTACTTTCTTGTGTTAATCTTCTTGTAAGATGAGGGGCAAGAGATTTAAATCTATATCTTTTTTCAGGAATAGGTTCCATTTTTGATAAAGCATACTGCCTTTCATCAATAACTCCTCTTTCAAGTAATTTTTTTAAAAGAGCATTCCTTTTATTTATAAGCCTATCTCTATTCCTCTCTACATGCATAAGTCCAGGCGAATTAGGGAGCACTGCTAACAGTGCTCCCTCTGCCCAAGTAAGTTCATTTGGATTTTTTTGAAAGTATAGAAGTGACGCTGTTTTATAACCTACAATATTTCCTCCATAAGGAGCATTATTCAAATACATTGATAAAATCTCATCCTTAGTGAATTCTCTTTCTATTTTCACTGCATGAATTATCTCTCTATATTTATTAAAATAGCTCCTTTTTTTTGGTTCAAGAACTTTTGCCACCTGCATAGTTACAGTACTTGCTCCTGTTCTTCTTCTTTGAAATACATTGTCTCTTACAGCTCTGACTATTGCTTTCATATCTACTCCTTTGTGAGAGTAAAAATTTTTATCCTCATAATTCAAAACTGCTTCTCTTAATTTTTCAGGTATTTTATCTGTACTTTTCAAATGCCATTGTTCATTTTTATTGAGATAGGCTCCTAGGATATCATCTTTGTCATCTAATATTACCTGACTGTATCTATCTTCAAATGTGCTCTCTATCTTTTTAGTATCATATTTCAAATATGTCCATGAAGTAAATAAAATTCCACTTAGAAGAATCCCTGAAAATACCAGATATCTTTTTTTCATTATTTAACCTCTACTTCAAATCCTTTCAGATAAGCTTCATAATTTTTATCATACATAGCCTCTGCCATAGTTCCTGGGAATTTATATTTTCCTACTGTTACAGTATTTACTTTGATAAAGAAGCTGTTTCCAGTTCTGCTGTAATTATTGAAATCAAAGAACCACATCACTCTGTCATCTCTGATATCTTCATAATCTATACTAGTATTTGCCATTCTAGTTTTTACCCATTCTGGATATTGTTGTTTCAATGCTCTTACATTTTCTATTTCCCATCCTGTAGGAAGAACTTGTGTCAATGCCACTTCATTGATATAAAAATATCCTCTTATATTGTCAGCAGGAAGCACTTTCACCTCTAACCAGAATGTTGTTCCTGAAGTTAAAGACTTAGGATCCAATTCTACTCCATTTATATCATAGAATTTTCTTTCTATTTGAATATTTTTAGCAATATTCTCTCCTTCATAATTTACAGGAACTCCTTCCCAATAATAATTAACAAACATATCTTTTGAATTACCAGAAACTATTTTGATATCTTTCACTTTATCAGAAATTGATTCTGTGTAAGTACCATTCTTAGTAGTAAATCTTTTTAACTGTCCATCTATTTCAATAGTTCCAGATACTTCCTCTTTAGCTCCTGATTTTACCATTTCAGCTATAGTCATCAAAGAGTATCCTGTACTTTGAGTAGACAGCCAGTTTTGTGATTGAAGTGCCTTAAGTATATCATTGTATAGTTTTTCTTCTATTTTTCCATATACTTTATAGTATGCACCAAGTACAATAGCTTTATCTCTCAAATTAGAACCATAAGAATATCTGTAATAATCATAATCATATTCTGGCACAGTTATTGAAAGTGAATTAGCAATATCTACTGCTATCTTATCTTCACCAATCAGCTTATATGCTGCTGCCATATACCACTTACTTGTTATAGAAAGGCTTCCCATATAGTTTTCATATATAAGATTCATTTCACTTATCTCAGGAGAACCAGCTGATGCCAACAGATATAAAGTATATGCTTTTCTATCCAAATCTGCTCCAGCTATTTTACTTTGTTTCTTACTGAAATCCAACCATCTGCTGTACATATCTTCAGGTACATAATATCCATTTTCTTTTGCACTTATTAAAAACTGTCCAATATAGTTAGTTACCCATAAATCTGCATCTCTATTTCCAGGCCAATATGTAAATGACCCATCATAAAGCTGGAATTTTGATAATCTAGTGATACCTGAATTAATATTTGCAGTTATTCTCTTTTTATCAAAAGTATTTTCAGAAGATAACTCTTTTATAAATAATTGAGGAAGTACACTTGATGTAGTCTGTTCTGCACATCCATATGGATATCTGATAAGCCATTTAAGTCTTTGATCTATAGCCAGTATAGGTGAACTTGATATAGTCAATGTACTTTCTACACTTCCTTCTATTGAATCCTTCGGTGCATTAAATACAACTTCTTTTCCACCTGATACAGTTTTTATATCATTCAAATAAATATATGGATTATTTGAATTTATATCTATATCAGTGACTTCTTCATAATTATATTTATTAGAATTTGCACTTATAATTATTTTATCTGCTCCTATTTTATTTGGAACTTTTTCTGTAAAATATACTGTCTTCTTCTCTTTATTTTTCAAAGTAAATTTTTCAGTTTTTATTTCTCCATTGAAATTAATATTTACAGTTATTTCTCCAAGGTCATCTTCTAAAGCAAAGATTTCTACTGGAACTTTAAATTCATCTCCAACTTTTAATGTTCTAGGAAGTGAAGCATTCATAACTATTGGAGCTTTTACAGTAATTGTAGATTCAGCTTTTCCATACATTCCTTTATCTGCTCCAATTACCATAACTCTTACAGAACCCATATAATTAGGCATTGTAAATTCTACTTCCCCTTCTCCTTTATCATTAGTAGTCAGAACTCCTTTAAACATTGCCACAGGTTTAAATCTTTGAGCCTCTTCAAGTCCCATCTGTTTATTTCTAGATTTATCCATTGCTGACATTTCAGCTAGGAATTCTCCCCCTCCAGTCTTTAATACTTGATGTACTTCTCCAAAAGTTTTCCCTATAATTTCATTATAGTTATCATAGGCCATTATTTGAAGAGCTTCTTTTTGATAGAAGTAATTCCAAGGATCTGGAGTTTTAAATGCTGTTATATCTAAAAGACCTTCATCTACTACAGCTACTGTATATTCCATTGGAGTACCAGCTTTATTTTTAACTTTTACAGTGAATTTTTCATTTGGTCTTAATTCTTTTGGTGTATTCAATTCTAAATTAAGTTTAGTTGCTTCATTTTTTACCATTAAAGGTACTGCTCCATGTAATCTCAATGGTCTGTCATTTGTAAAATTGTTATAGTCTTGGAATAAAGAAATACTTACATAGGCATTAGGGAACATTCCTTCAGTAACTTCTATCTCTTCTTCATTTTTGATGTCATTAACATCTTTCCAATATCTTTTTACTATTTGACCAGATTTTTCTATAGTTATAAGGGCTTTAGCTCCCTTTTCCCCTTCATATATAATCTTAGCTTTTTCTCCTATATTGTAAGATTTTTTGTCAGTTTCCATTTTAAGTTTATCCACTTTTTTACTTACACTAGGATCCATCCAAGTACTTACATAAAGATTTACCCCTGTACTTTGCTCAGTTTCCAAATCTTCAACTTCTACAAATATTTCTCCTGTTCCATCTATTGGATAATCTATGATATATGGCTTATCTCCAGATACAAACTCCTGCTCATGGACAAAAGTAGTATTAGTATCCGTTTTTATTGATTTCAAGAAACTTCCATAATCATTATAATCCCACCACCAAGAATACTCATTTTTATATATTCTATATTTCATTTTTCTTCCTGGAACAAGTTTATCTCCATCACTTGAAATTGCTATAACTTGAAGATTTACTTTATCTCCACTCTTCATATACCTATCTGATGGAATCTCCATTCCTACATATGTATCAAATTTTTTCAACGTAACAATACTTCTATCTAAAACAGGTCTTCCCCCTGTTTCCAATACTTTAGTAGTAATAGTTCCTGTCAAGTTTATATTTTTAGGAGTAATCTTAGCAATATCAAAATTGATAGTTCCCTTTCCTTCACTATTTAATACTCCTTCTTTATAATCTCTATGATAGAAATTATATGATGTAGGATTTGTAAAAGTATAATTTTTGAATTTTTCAAATCTTACATTTTCTTCTCTTATTTGCAGTTCGCTGTTAAATCTAAGATCACTTCCAGGCGCACCAAAGAGATAATCTGAAGCAACTTTTACTTCAAAATTACCAGTTTCATTTATGTCCACTACTTTAGGTGCATCAACATCAACTTTTATTTTATATGGAACTATAGTTTCTACAGGAATATCCTTTCTGAATGTAGTACTTCCCACTTGAGCATCTACTCTCCAGATACCAGTTTCAGAATCCAAATTAGTTTTGAAAGAATATGTATAAAATCCATTTTTCCCATCATTTAAAACATGATTTTCCACAAACTTTTTCCCTGTTGGAGTATAGATATTTAATTTAACTGGATGATTTTCAGGAAAATTATTATCTGCATTTCTAGCTATTATAGAAAGATATATATCATCTCCTGGTCTGTATATTCCTCTATCTGTGTACATGAAACTTTTTACACCTTCAGTTGCATATATACCATCTACAGCAAAACCATCATATGACAAACGAGAATCATTTAATTTCAATATAGATTTTTCATCTCCTGATTCACTGATAATATAAAAAATCTGAGCCTTTCCATCAAAAGTTACTTCTCCATTTTCATTGGTAGTTTTTTCTTCTATCAGTTGATTATTTAAAGTTATTGCCTTTACTTTGGCACCTTTTACAACACTGTTCTTTGCAACATTAGTAACAGTTACCAAATACTGATCTTTAGTTTTCTGTGCCAAAATTCCCATATCTGAAAGTAAAATTACTTTTCCTATTTTACCATTATTTTCAAAGAAACTATATTGCTGCCAACTTTCTACACCTTCAGGAAAAGTATAGTCTATTCCATCTTTATTAAATGATAGCTCAACTATAAAAAATCCCTTGTAGTCTACAAGACTTCCCAATTCAATTTCAGTTTGAATCCATTTATTTTTAAGATTATTTAATTCATACTCTTTTTCAAAAAGAACATCTCCTATTCTGTAAAAGTCTCCTTGAAGAGAATAATTAAATACATTTCCATTTCCATTAAATACAAAATTCTGTAAAAATTGAGTTGTATTATTTTCATAAACTTTTTTAACTTTTACATTTACTTTTTTTACATTGAGAGATTTAAAACTTATTCTCTTATCATTTACAGCTGGAAGTATTATTCCTTCATTTGAAAAAGCTATTTTAGGTTCTATTTCTTTAAAAGCTACTGTTGTATTAAAATTTTCTTTTAATATAATTCCATTTTTAGATTTCAATCCTTTCAAGATTTCTATTTGATAAGTTTCCCCAGTATGAAAATCTCCTCTTATAATTATTTTATTTTTCATTTTGATGATATCGTAACCTGTTTCTCCATCTACTTTTATGTATGCGTCTATATCACTATTAAGTCCTATTTCGTCAGAAAGAGTTATTTCTATATTGGGTTTTTCCCCTGACGAAGTTGATACCTCTAAAATCCTCAACTCTGCCTCTTTCGTTGGTGGAGTCACCACTACATTTTCTGTTTTTGGTGTCTCTGTTGTTTTTTCTGGTTCAGTTGTTTGTCCTCCTGTTGTCTTATCTCCCCCATTGCATCCAAGCATAGTCAATAAAACAAGAAATGCCAATATTTTTTTCATTGCAACCTCCTTAATGTTCTAACTAAATAATGACTTAATTAAAATTTCTCTTAATTTTTCTGTATTTATATTTATTTGTAATTTATTTTTTAAGTCTTCCAGTTTAGATTCTTCCAGATATTTATCTTCAACCATACTTTCCAGTCTGATAATCTCCATATCTTCATCTGAAAAACTATTTATAACTTTTAAAAATTCTTCTCCATAGTTTTTAAATTTTTGATTTCCTATTCCTCTTATTTTTAACATATCCCATCTATTTTTAGGCTTTTTCTCTGCTAATTCCATTAACGTCAAATCTGAAAACACTATATATGGAGCTACTTTTTCTTTTTCAGCTATTCTATTTCTTAATTGATTCAGATTTTCAAATAGTGGGTCTTCATAATAATCAAATGTTACTTTTTCGTCCATTCTTCTAAAAACAGCAGTTTCATTTTTTAAGACCCTTCTGGCCCTCTCATTAAGCCTGAGAACTGGAAAACTCCCTGCACTCTGTTCAAGATATCCATCTGATATTAAAAAATTTATAAATTCTTCAATCCAGTCTCTATCTCTTTCCTGCATTATTCCAAAAGTAGATAATTTATGATATTCTTTTTTATCCATTTTAGTATCGGATTTCCCTACAAGTATATTTGTCAAAGTTGATGTTCCTATGCTCTCCTTTGCTCTTCCTGTGCAAGAAAGTATCTTTTGAGCTTCTACAGTAAGATCTTCAACATTCTTAAAAGATTTACAATTTCCACATTTTCCACAATAATTTTTTATCCTTTTATCTCCAAAATATTTTAATATATATTCTCTATAGCAACTTTCAAGATATGCATATTCTACCATCTTATCAAGTTTTTCTCTTTTTTCTTTTTTCAAATTATTTTCAGTTTCTTCATTCATTTCTATAAGATATTCCTGTGTCCCTACATCTTCTTCAAAATACATTAAAACTGCTTCTGCAGGAGCTCCATCTCTTCCAGCACGACCAGCTTCTTGATAATAACTTTCCATATCCTTTGGAATATTTCTATGGAGCACAAATCTTACATTAGATTTGTCTATTCCCATTCCAAATGCATTTGTAGCTACCATTATTTTTATTTCATCTTTAATAAACTTTTCTTGAAAATCTTTTCTTTCTTTTTCAGTAAGTCCTGCATGATATTTTCCTACACTAAATTCTCTGAGTTCAAGATATGCATATAAACTATCCACTTCTTTTCTAGTAGAAGCATAAATTATACCAGATTTTTTAGGAGCTTTTTTCAAGTAATCTACTATATAGGCTTCAGCAACCACATTTTTTACTACCTTAAAAAATATATTCTCTCTATCAAATCCTGCAACATAGCTGAAGGGACTTTTCATCTCAAGCTTTTCTTCTATATCTTGTCTTACTTCAGAAGTTGCTGTTGCTGTAAGA
This genomic window contains:
- the recQ gene encoding DNA helicase RecQ, whose translation is MKKEARKLLKEIYGYDDFRDGQKVIIHSVLQRRDTLGVMSTGGGKSICYQIPALLFRGITIVISPLISLMKDQVDTLKLLGIKSVYINSTLSREEYSDAMYKIRSGNAKIIYIAPERLANEKFVSFIRKLDIAMIAVDEAHCISQWGHDFRKSYLEIPNFVKKIGKPIQMLALTATATSEVRQDIEEKLEMKSPFSYVAGFDRENIFFKVVKNVVAEAYIVDYLKKAPKKSGIIYASTRKEVDSLYAYLELREFSVGKYHAGLTEKERKDFQEKFIKDEIKIMVATNAFGMGIDKSNVRFVLHRNIPKDMESYYQEAGRAGRDGAPAEAVLMYFEEDVGTQEYLIEMNEETENNLKKEKREKLDKMVEYAYLESCYREYILKYFGDKRIKNYCGKCGNCKSFKNVEDLTVEAQKILSCTGRAKESIGTSTLTNILVGKSDTKMDKKEYHKLSTFGIMQERDRDWIEEFINFLISDGYLEQSAGSFPVLRLNERARRVLKNETAVFRRMDEKVTFDYYEDPLFENLNQLRNRIAEKEKVAPYIVFSDLTLMELAEKKPKNRWDMLKIRGIGNQKFKNYGEEFLKVINSFSDEDMEIIRLESMVEDKYLEESKLEDLKNKLQININTEKLREILIKSLFS